A genomic region of Bubalus kerabau isolate K-KA32 ecotype Philippines breed swamp buffalo chromosome 10, PCC_UOA_SB_1v2, whole genome shotgun sequence contains the following coding sequences:
- the TMED10 gene encoding transmembrane emp24 domain-containing protein 10 isoform X1, which translates to MPVSNTDILECEVKWALESITTNKASGGDGIPVELFQILKDDAVKVLHSICQQIWKIHQWPQDWKRSVFIPVPKQGNAKECSNYRTIALISHASKVMLKILQASLLQYVNHELPDVQAGFRKGRGTRDQIANIRWIMEKAREFQKNIYFCFIDYAKAFDCVDHNKLWKILQEMGIPDHLTCLLRNLYAGQGATVRTGHGTTDGFQIGKGIRQGCILSPCLFNFYAEYIMRNAGLEEAQAGIKIAGKNINNLRYADDTTLMAESEEELKSLLMKVKEESGKVGLKLNIQKTKIMASGPITSWEIDGETVETVSDFIFLGSKITADGDCGHEIERCLLLGREVMTNLDSILKSRDTTLPTKVHLVKAMVFP; encoded by the coding sequence ATGCCTGTGTCTAatacagacatcctggaatgtgaagtcaagtgggccttagaaagcatcactaccaacaaagctagtggaggtgatggaattccagttgagctatttcaaatcctgaaagatgatgctgtgaaagtgcttcactcaatatgccaacaaatttggaaaattcatcagtggccacaggactggaaaaggtcagttttcattccagtcccaaagcaaggcaatgccaaagaatgctcaaactaccgcacaattgcactcatctcacatgctagtaaagtaatgctcaaaattctccaagccagtcttctgcaatacgtgaaccatgaacttccagatgttcaagctggttttagaaaaggcagaggaaccagagatcaaattgccaacatccgctggatcatggaaaaagcaagagagttccagaaaaacatctatttctgctttattgactatgccaaagcctttgactgtgtagatcacaataaactgtggaaaattcttcaagagatgggaataccagaccacctgacctgcctcttgagaaacctatatgcaggtcagggagcaacagttagaactggacatggaacaacagatgggttccaaataggaaaaggaatacgtcaaggctgtatattgtcaccctgcttatttaacttctatgcagagtacatcatgagaaacgctgggctggaagaagcacaagctggaatcaagattgccgggaaaaatatcaataaccttagatatgcagatgacaccacccttatggcagaaagtgaagaggaactaaaaagcctcttgatgaaggtgaaagaggagagtggaaaagttggcttaaagctcaacattcagaaaacgaagatcatggcatctggtcccatcacttcatgggaaatagatggggaaacagtggaaacagtgtcagactttatttttctgggctccaaaatcactgcagatggtgactgcggtcatgaaattgaaagatgcttactccttggaagggaagttatgaccaacctagatagcatattaaaaagcagagatactactttgccaacaaaggtccatctagtcaaggctatggtttttccatag